One segment of Chroicocephalus ridibundus chromosome 25, bChrRid1.1, whole genome shotgun sequence DNA contains the following:
- the LOC134507627 gene encoding olfactory receptor 14A16-like, with protein MSNSSSITQFLLLAFADTRELQFLHFGLFLGIYLAALLANGLIITAIACDHRLHTPMYFFLLNLSVLDLGSISTTVPKAMANSLWDTTAISYWGCVAQVFFLFFCAAAEFYLLTIMSYDRYVAICKPLHYGTLLGSRACVHMAAAAWGSGFLYALLHTANTFSLPLCQGNALDQFFCEIPQILKLSCSHSDSLREVGLLVVSACLGFGCFLFIVLSYVQIFRAVLRIPSEQGRHKAFSTCLPHLAVVSLFISTGIFAYLKPPSISSPVLDLAVAVLYSVVPPALNPLIYSMRNQELK; from the coding sequence atgtccaacagcagctccatcacccagttcctcctcctggcgttcgcagacacacgggagctgcagttcttgcacttcgggctcttcctgggcatctacttggctgccctcctggccaacggcctcatcataaccgccatcgcctgtgaccaccgcctccacacccccatgtacttcttcctcctcaacctctctgttcttgacctgggctccatctccaccactgtccccaaagccatggccaattccctgtgggacaccacggccatctcctactggggatgtgttgcacaagtcttttttctctttttctgtgctgcagcagagttttatcttctcaccatcatgtcctatgaccgctacgttgccatctgcaaacccctgcactacgggaccctcctgggcagcagagcttgtgtccacatggcagcagctgcctggggcagtgggtttctctatgctctcctgcacacggccaatacattttccctacccctctgccagggcaatgccctggaccagttcttctgtgaaatcccccagatcctcaagctctcctgctcacactcagactccctcagggaagttgggcttcttgtggtcagtgcctgtttaggctttggttgttttcttttcattgtgctgtcctacgtgcagatcttcagggccgtgctgaggatcccctctgagcagggacggcacaaagccttttccacgtgcctccctcacctggccgtggtctccctctttatcagcactggcatttttgcctacctgaagcccccctccatctcctccccagttcttgATTTGGCGGTGGCAGTCCTGTACTCAGTGGttcctccagcactgaaccccctcatctacagcatgaggaaccaggagctcaag